In Mycoplasmopsis fermentans PG18, one genomic interval encodes:
- a CDS encoding TIGR00282 family metallophosphoesterase: MTKENKTLNILFIGDIFSEAGIEIVEKHLPSLIKENKIDVVIAQSENVSGRKGLVKKDYLRLKKAGVNIFTIGNHVWAKDGIFSIINNPELVRPANIDEGYPGNGSIVYKCNNGTTLRVTSLMGITFNKLLAPWTQEYANNFFDTIDNIIEYGEKTDFHFVDFHAETTSEKYVLGLYLDGKIDGICGTHTHVQTNDAHVLPKGTCYLTDAGMSGPFDCAIGANFDEVYQKMRYNKNVKFIPSKNKSQFNGAILKLNSDKSQNKIIPINIRQE; this comes from the coding sequence ATGACAAAAGAAAACAAAACTTTAAATATTCTTTTTATTGGGGATATTTTTTCTGAAGCAGGAATTGAAATAGTTGAAAAACATTTACCTTCTTTAATAAAAGAAAATAAAATCGATGTTGTTATAGCGCAAAGTGAAAATGTTTCAGGAAGAAAAGGTTTAGTTAAAAAAGATTATTTAAGACTTAAAAAAGCAGGTGTTAATATTTTTACAATTGGAAACCATGTTTGAGCTAAAGATGGAATTTTTTCAATAATCAATAATCCTGAATTAGTTAGACCTGCTAATATAGATGAAGGATATCCAGGAAATGGATCAATAGTTTATAAATGTAATAATGGAACTACTTTAAGAGTTACTTCATTAATGGGAATTACTTTTAATAAACTATTAGCCCCTTGAACTCAAGAATATGCCAATAACTTTTTTGATACTATAGATAACATCATTGAATATGGAGAAAAAACTGATTTTCACTTTGTTGACTTTCACGCTGAAACAACAAGCGAAAAATATGTTTTAGGTCTTTATTTAGATGGCAAAATTGATGGTATTTGTGGCACTCACACACATGTGCAAACTAATGATGCACATGTGCTACCTAAGGGGACTTGTTATTTAACAGATGCTGGAATGAGTGGGCCATTTGATTGTGCTATTGGAGCAAACTTTGATGAAGTTTATCAAAAAATGAGATATAACAAGAATGTTAAATTCATTCCTTCAAAAAACAAAAGCCAATTTAATGGTGCTATATTAAAACTAAATAGTGACAAAAGCCAAAACAAAATTATTCCAATTAACATAAGACAAGAATAA
- a CDS encoding M42 family metallopeptidase — protein sequence MAKYDKLAKRLKEYMAIEAMSRYEEPVVEALKKNTASKNFEYSRDGFGSLIIKNKTKVKNAPKIMIAAHMDEVGYLVRSIEPNGNLLVSVVGGVWPAAVIGTKCRVVTNRDNKEIFGIFGHTSIHIMEAEKRAKVPTTKEMFVDCGFNSKEEAEKWGIEVGDRIYMSGEAIDMPNNLIAGKAMDNRAGVTVIDFLANNIKDLDLPNETYIVGTVQEEIGTRGAKTSVSIIEPDVAFAIDTGASHDTTGCIKGTPVLGKGVALLIQDGAVITDPKLVNMLVKIAEKHKIPAYKYIAEGGGTDGASLQYGKGGVPTITLSLPQRYLHSPIGVCSLVDIQATIDLITEFVKAFDNKMLNELKAK from the coding sequence ATGGCTAAATATGATAAATTAGCAAAAAGATTAAAAGAATACATGGCTATTGAAGCTATGAGTAGATATGAAGAACCTGTTGTTGAAGCTTTAAAGAAGAATACAGCTTCAAAAAATTTTGAATATTCAAGAGATGGTTTTGGTTCTTTAATTATTAAAAATAAAACAAAAGTTAAAAATGCACCAAAAATTATGATTGCTGCACACATGGATGAAGTTGGTTATTTAGTTAGATCAATCGAACCAAATGGTAACTTATTAGTTTCAGTTGTTGGAGGTGTTTGACCAGCTGCTGTTATTGGGACAAAATGTCGTGTGGTAACAAATAGAGACAATAAAGAAATTTTTGGTATTTTTGGTCATACATCAATTCATATTATGGAAGCTGAAAAACGTGCTAAAGTTCCTACAACAAAAGAAATGTTTGTTGACTGCGGATTCAATTCAAAAGAAGAAGCTGAAAAATGAGGTATTGAAGTAGGCGACAGAATTTATATGTCAGGTGAAGCAATTGATATGCCTAATAATTTAATTGCTGGTAAAGCAATGGATAATAGAGCTGGTGTTACAGTTATTGACTTTTTAGCAAACAATATTAAAGATTTAGATTTACCGAATGAAACATATATTGTTGGTACAGTACAAGAAGAAATTGGAACAAGAGGTGCTAAAACTTCAGTTTCAATTATTGAACCAGATGTTGCTTTTGCAATTGATACAGGAGCAAGTCATGATACGACAGGATGTATTAAAGGAACTCCAGTTTTAGGTAAAGGTGTAGCTCTTTTAATACAAGATGGTGCTGTTATTACAGATCCTAAATTAGTTAACATGTTAGTAAAAATTGCTGAAAAACACAAAATTCCAGCTTATAAATATATAGCCGAAGGTGGCGGTACTGATGGAGCTAGTTTACAATATGGTAAAGGTGGGGTTCCTACAATTACTCTAAGTTTACCTCAACGTTATTTACACTCACCAATAGGCGTTTGTTCATTAGTAGATATTCAAGCAACAATTGATTTAATTACAGAATTTGTCAAAGCTTTTGACAACAAAATGTTAAATGAATTAAAAGCTAAATAA
- the mgtA gene encoding magnesium-translocating P-type ATPase translates to MKKTVKNKKNNEALIIKNRLVEAANMNQNEIYEKYNSSNLGITKNEIIEENKENYGVNKLSKKKRGGVLKRIWDSFFNPFSLILILLSIVSLITDIILPLTKGEKSEPWTVSIILTMVIISGILHFVEETRSSASAEKLVKMIQTTTRVERNGVAYEIPLEEVVVGDIVVLAAGDIIPADVRILSATDLFVSQSQLTGESDSIEKFPNLVPNYDYDNVTDYHNLAFMGSNVISGSAKAMVVVTGDQTYIGQVAQKINEKAPKTDFEKGIKSISWLLIKIMLVAVPLVLIITGTRASIKGEHEKWVDALLFAISVAIGLTPEMLPMIITSTLAKGAMSMSKKQTIVKSLNSIQNFGAMDIFCTDKTGTLTLDQVVLERHLDVRGLENIKVLKYGFLNSYYQTGLKNLLDISIINKTDELSDVEMELRSLEEIYKKVDEIPFDFIRKRMSVVVKSIKSDKTQLITKGAVEEILSICSKLEYKGEVVDLDEKMIQKVLKQVDKLNDEGMRVIAMARKSNPSQVGKFGVADEKDMILIGYLAFLDPPKESTKSAVENLHNLGVEVKILTGDNARVTRAICAQVGIPTDKIMLGKDLMELSDEELQKVANEYNIYAKLSPDQKARVITALRANGHVVGYMGDGINDAPAMKVADVSISVDTAVDIAKESANIILLEKDLNVLATGITEGRKTYANMNKYVKMTVSSNFGNIISMILASILIPFVPLMAIQVLFLNLIYDFACGTIPWDKVDKELITKPRKWNAKSILRFMLWFGPVSSIVDILSFILLYYVFIPYAHPSVAKDSEQFKMLFWTGWFIISMWTQSLVIHFIRTEKAAFIQSKPAFILLFFSIFGSVLITITPYIPGLNTALKVTQLNPWFYGFLVGSIALYISLVLIVKKIYIIKYNELL, encoded by the coding sequence ATGAAAAAAACTGTTAAAAATAAGAAAAACAATGAAGCTTTAATAATAAAAAATAGATTAGTTGAAGCTGCAAATATGAATCAAAATGAAATTTATGAAAAATATAATTCTTCAAATTTAGGCATTACAAAAAATGAAATAATAGAAGAAAACAAAGAAAATTATGGAGTTAATAAACTCAGCAAAAAGAAAAGAGGCGGAGTATTAAAAAGAATATGAGATAGCTTCTTCAATCCTTTTTCATTGATCTTGATTTTACTTTCAATAGTTTCATTAATTACTGACATAATACTTCCTTTAACTAAAGGTGAAAAATCCGAACCTTGAACTGTGTCCATTATTTTAACAATGGTTATAATTAGTGGAATCTTACACTTTGTTGAAGAAACGCGGAGTAGTGCTAGTGCTGAAAAATTAGTCAAAATGATTCAAACAACTACTAGAGTAGAACGAAATGGTGTCGCTTATGAAATACCACTTGAAGAAGTAGTTGTAGGCGATATTGTTGTTTTAGCTGCGGGTGATATTATTCCTGCTGATGTTAGAATTCTTAGTGCAACAGACCTTTTTGTTTCACAATCTCAATTGACAGGCGAAAGTGATTCAATTGAAAAGTTTCCTAATTTAGTTCCAAATTATGATTATGATAATGTAACTGATTATCACAACTTAGCTTTTATGGGTTCTAACGTTATTTCAGGCTCAGCTAAAGCTATGGTTGTAGTTACTGGTGATCAAACTTATATTGGTCAAGTAGCTCAAAAAATTAATGAAAAAGCTCCTAAAACCGATTTTGAAAAAGGAATCAAATCAATTAGTTGATTATTAATTAAAATCATGTTAGTAGCTGTACCTCTTGTTTTAATAATCACAGGAACAAGAGCTTCAATTAAAGGAGAACATGAAAAATGGGTTGATGCTTTATTATTTGCAATTTCAGTTGCAATTGGCTTAACTCCTGAAATGTTGCCGATGATAATTACAAGTACTCTAGCTAAAGGTGCTATGAGTATGTCTAAAAAACAAACAATTGTTAAAAGTTTAAACTCAATTCAAAACTTTGGTGCTATGGATATCTTCTGTACAGATAAAACAGGTACCTTAACCTTAGATCAAGTTGTGCTCGAAAGACACTTGGATGTAAGAGGCTTAGAAAATATTAAAGTTTTAAAATATGGATTCTTGAATAGTTATTATCAAACAGGTCTTAAAAACCTTTTAGATATATCTATTATTAATAAGACAGATGAATTAAGTGATGTTGAAATGGAACTAAGATCACTTGAAGAAATCTATAAAAAAGTTGATGAAATACCTTTTGACTTTATTCGTAAAAGAATGTCAGTCGTGGTTAAAAGCATTAAAAGCGATAAAACACAACTTATAACTAAAGGTGCAGTTGAAGAAATTTTATCAATTTGCTCAAAATTAGAATACAAAGGTGAAGTAGTCGACTTAGATGAAAAAATGATTCAAAAAGTTTTAAAACAAGTTGACAAACTAAATGATGAAGGTATGCGGGTAATAGCAATGGCTCGTAAAAGTAACCCTAGTCAAGTTGGTAAATTTGGTGTAGCAGATGAAAAGGATATGATTCTAATTGGCTATCTAGCTTTCTTAGATCCACCAAAAGAATCAACTAAAAGTGCAGTTGAAAACCTTCACAACTTAGGTGTCGAAGTAAAAATCTTAACTGGTGATAATGCCAGAGTTACTAGAGCAATTTGTGCTCAAGTTGGAATTCCTACAGATAAAATTATGCTTGGTAAAGACTTAATGGAATTAAGCGATGAAGAATTGCAAAAAGTTGCTAATGAATACAATATTTATGCTAAATTAAGTCCTGACCAAAAAGCTCGTGTAATAACAGCACTTAGAGCTAATGGCCATGTTGTAGGTTATATGGGTGATGGAATTAATGATGCTCCTGCTATGAAAGTCGCTGATGTTTCTATTTCAGTTGATACTGCAGTCGATATTGCTAAAGAAAGTGCAAACATTATTCTTTTAGAAAAAGACTTAAATGTTTTAGCAACTGGAATTACTGAAGGCCGCAAGACATATGCTAATATGAATAAATATGTCAAAATGACAGTAAGTAGTAACTTTGGAAATATCATTAGCATGATATTAGCTTCGATTCTTATTCCTTTTGTGCCTTTAATGGCAATTCAAGTTTTATTTTTAAACTTAATTTATGATTTTGCTTGTGGAACAATTCCTTGAGATAAAGTCGATAAAGAACTAATTACTAAACCACGGAAGTGAAATGCTAAAAGCATATTGCGCTTTATGCTTTGGTTTGGACCAGTTTCTTCTATTGTTGATATACTTTCTTTTATTCTTCTTTATTATGTTTTCATTCCTTATGCCCATCCTTCTGTAGCCAAAGATTCAGAACAATTCAAGATGCTATTTTGAACAGGTTGATTCATAATTTCAATGTGAACTCAAAGTTTAGTAATTCACTTCATTAGAACTGAAAAAGCTGCATTTATTCAATCAAAGCCAGCCTTTATATTATTATTCTTTTCAATATTTGGAAGTGTATTAATTACTATTACTCCTTATATTCCTGGCCTTAATACAGCTTTAAAAGTAACACAACTTAATCCTTGATTCTATGGCTTTTTAGTAGGTTCAATTGCTTTATATATTTCACTTGTTTTAATTGTTAAAAAAATCTACATCATAAAATACAATGAGTTACTATAA
- a CDS encoding YgjP-like metallopeptidase domain-containing protein: MTQRKNNLVLIKHIIIDDVSYPVYSKVNVRCENIIVRFNSDQKVFEVTSFRHISEADYNFHNLDRLLIKAFKKANKRLNNAIVLNLTSGVEEHYISFFGKETLLKWSFHYRDTSDGVYDKENNILTIRCSIKCASDQNKRLKVFEKTLTKFLEDYISKKQLVYSALMQINNPYFYVRMKKSAWGTHHKKYNVFSKLSYSLFLVALDPKYIDYVIVHELCHYFHMDHSEEFYKLGEFYYPNFKEYSDTINKHKINFW; encoded by the coding sequence ATGACTCAAAGAAAAAATAATTTAGTTTTAATTAAACACATCATAATTGATGATGTTAGTTATCCAGTTTATTCAAAAGTTAATGTCCGTTGTGAAAATATAATCGTTAGATTTAATAGTGACCAAAAAGTATTTGAGGTCACTAGTTTTAGACATATTAGTGAGGCTGATTATAATTTTCATAATTTAGATAGACTACTTATTAAAGCTTTTAAAAAAGCAAATAAAAGATTAAATAATGCTATAGTTTTAAATTTAACTAGCGGAGTTGAAGAACACTACATTAGTTTTTTTGGCAAAGAAACATTATTAAAATGAAGCTTTCATTATCGCGATACTAGTGATGGGGTTTATGATAAAGAAAACAATATTTTAACTATTAGATGCTCAATAAAATGTGCCAGTGATCAAAATAAAAGATTAAAGGTTTTCGAAAAAACTTTAACTAAATTTTTAGAAGACTATATTTCTAAAAAACAGCTTGTTTATAGTGCTTTAATGCAAATTAATAACCCTTATTTTTATGTTAGAATGAAAAAAAGTGCTTGAGGTACACACCACAAAAAATATAATGTTTTTAGTAAGCTAAGTTATAGTTTGTTTTTAGTGGCACTTGATCCTAAATATATTGACTATGTGATAGTTCATGAATTATGCCACTACTTTCATATGGATCATTCTGAAGAATTTTATAAATTGGGTGAATTTTATTATCCTAATTTTAAAGAATATTCAGACACAATTAATAAACATAAAATTAATTTTTGATAA
- a CDS encoding nuclease-related domain-containing protein, whose translation MIKPSREMIIGLSVGIPLTLLIIVLVLTFLIIKLIKSKRNNSIGFRFEAKIRNKLLTIAKDKNYKYLNGGLFKYGQSQIFELDGILISNKAVFIIEVKYYVGHLSGEATNAELELRSKSNKVLKFKNPLIQNFKHIQHFYKMCGFNFPVFSLVILPSNTTFDIANLESWALVTTEDQVANLLEDVAKDMSEDRNLNKDELMLINESVSSNRSASLKDIKRFGKILNKNDSKKK comes from the coding sequence ATGATTAAACCAAGTAGAGAAATGATAATTGGACTATCAGTTGGAATTCCTTTAACACTATTAATTATTGTGCTAGTGTTAACTTTTTTAATTATCAAACTTATTAAAAGCAAACGCAATAATTCAATTGGTTTTCGTTTTGAAGCAAAAATTAGAAATAAACTTCTAACTATTGCTAAAGATAAAAACTACAAATACTTAAATGGTGGTTTATTTAAATATGGACAAAGTCAAATATTTGAACTTGATGGTATTTTAATTAGTAATAAGGCAGTTTTTATTATTGAAGTTAAATATTATGTTGGCCATCTTAGTGGTGAAGCTACTAATGCTGAATTAGAGTTAAGAAGCAAAAGCAATAAAGTTTTGAAATTTAAAAATCCGCTTATTCAAAACTTTAAACACATTCAACACTTTTACAAAATGTGTGGCTTTAACTTCCCAGTATTTTCATTGGTAATCTTGCCTTCAAATACTACTTTTGATATAGCTAACTTAGAATCATGAGCTTTAGTAACAACTGAAGATCAAGTAGCTAACTTACTTGAAGATGTGGCTAAAGATATGAGTGAAGATCGAAACTTAAATAAAGATGAATTAATGTTAATCAATGAATCAGTGAGTTCAAATAGAAGTGCTTCACTTAAAGACATTAAACGTTTTGGAAAGATCTTAAACAAAAATGACTCAAAGAAAAAATAA
- a CDS encoding FMN-dependent NADH-azoreductase translates to MSAKKIISILGSVNKNSLSNKINNIVSSKLFKKYPNSEITLLDLANSPFSELMLNGHDTTAFWEDSEAKSWITKLKEADYVVINSPMINFNYSALVKNFIDAICIADHSFSYKYSKKNGSVGLLNKMKVIIIGTQGAPKGWYTFGDHVKMLEGTFNFLGAKEVKTLLVAGTKVTPLKDMSQEEIIKQYQKEIDALI, encoded by the coding sequence ATGAGTGCAAAGAAAATTATCTCAATTTTAGGTTCAGTAAATAAGAATAGTTTAAGTAATAAAATCAACAATATAGTAAGCAGTAAATTGTTTAAAAAATATCCTAATAGTGAAATCACTTTATTAGATTTAGCAAATTCGCCTTTTAGTGAATTAATGCTTAATGGTCATGACACAACAGCTTTTTGAGAAGATAGTGAAGCAAAAAGCTGAATAACAAAATTAAAGGAAGCAGATTATGTTGTAATTAATAGTCCAATGATTAATTTTAATTACAGTGCTTTAGTTAAAAACTTCATTGATGCAATTTGTATTGCTGATCATTCATTTAGTTATAAATATAGTAAAAAGAATGGATCAGTTGGTTTATTAAACAAAATGAAAGTTATTATTATTGGTACTCAAGGAGCTCCAAAAGGTTGATATACTTTTGGAGATCATGTTAAAATGCTTGAAGGAACATTTAACTTTTTAGGAGCTAAAGAAGTTAAGACTTTATTAGTAGCTGGCACTAAAGTGACACCTCTTAAGGACATGAGTCAAGAAGAAATAATTAAGCAATATCAAAAAGAAATTGATGCTTTAATTTAA
- a CDS encoding transcription antitermination protein NusB: MQNRRQFRLGIINVLYRYELMDQKINVNELFDSESNLSNEQFSHLEKIAKNYDFYKKAVSQFLKEGWSWERISPLIRAILINGAHELMSIEPKIIINESVEITKYYFEDEKNFYKMVNAILEKVYKFFVINEVILKKQD; this comes from the coding sequence ATGCAAAACAGACGTCAATTTCGTTTAGGTATAATTAATGTTCTTTACCGTTATGAATTAATGGATCAAAAAATCAATGTCAATGAATTATTTGATTCAGAAAGTAACTTAAGTAATGAACAATTTTCGCATCTTGAAAAGATAGCAAAAAACTATGATTTTTATAAAAAAGCAGTCAGTCAATTTTTAAAAGAAGGTTGAAGCTGAGAAAGAATTAGTCCATTAATTAGAGCCATTTTAATTAATGGTGCTCATGAACTTATGTCAATTGAACCTAAAATAATAATTAATGAATCAGTTGAAATAACTAAATATTATTTTGAAGATGAAAAAAACTTTTACAAAATGGTTAATGCAATTCTAGAAAAAGTTTATAAATTCTTTGTTATCAATGAAGTTATTTTAAAAAAACAAGATTAA
- the gltX gene encoding glutamate--tRNA ligase — MKKIRTRYAPSPTGYLHIGGARTALFCYLYAKHFKGDFVFRLEDTDVKRNVADGERSQLENLAWLGIVPDESPLKPNKACGKYRQSEKLDRYQEIADELVKRGLAYKAYDTSEELEAQHEESNKKGIASFRYDRNWLKISEAEKTKREKAKAYSIRLSMPKDVTYEWEDLVRGNISFNSNDIGDWVIQKSDGYPTYNFAVVVDDHDMKISHVLRGEEHITNTPKQLAIYQALNWEAPYFGHLTVITNMEGKKLSKRDTSLKQFIEDYRNEGYHPEGVFNFLSLLGWSSPDTVEVMKKAEIIEKFDPARLSKSPSKFDIKKMQWFSKQYIKEEPTSKLLKELNLKATKWNKLFVDTFKESVFTTSQLIEDMQPYLKPTNKKPVVEAENHDVILTFKDLLNKNTFTIENIQAAIDQTKEITGKKGKNLFMPIRLATTYIEHGPELAKAIYLYGEDLIKERLAKWK; from the coding sequence ATGAAAAAAATAAGAACCAGATATGCGCCAAGTCCAACAGGTTACTTACACATTGGAGGTGCTAGAACAGCATTATTTTGCTATTTATATGCTAAGCACTTTAAAGGTGATTTTGTTTTCAGATTAGAAGACACTGATGTTAAAAGAAATGTAGCTGATGGTGAAAGAAGTCAATTAGAAAACTTAGCTTGACTTGGAATAGTTCCAGATGAAAGCCCACTTAAACCAAATAAGGCTTGTGGTAAATATCGCCAAAGCGAAAAATTAGATAGATACCAAGAAATTGCTGATGAATTAGTTAAAAGAGGTTTAGCTTATAAAGCTTATGACACTAGCGAAGAATTAGAAGCTCAACATGAAGAATCAAACAAAAAAGGTATTGCTTCATTTAGATATGATCGTAATTGATTAAAAATTAGCGAAGCTGAAAAAACCAAAAGAGAAAAAGCTAAAGCTTACTCAATTCGTTTAAGTATGCCTAAGGATGTAACTTATGAATGAGAAGACTTAGTTAGAGGTAACATCAGCTTTAATTCAAATGATATCGGAGACTGAGTTATTCAAAAGAGTGATGGCTATCCAACATACAACTTTGCAGTTGTAGTTGATGACCACGATATGAAAATAAGCCATGTTTTACGTGGCGAAGAACACATCACTAATACTCCAAAACAATTAGCAATTTATCAAGCCTTAAATTGAGAAGCTCCTTACTTTGGCCACTTAACTGTTATTACTAATATGGAAGGTAAAAAACTTTCAAAACGTGATACTAGTTTAAAACAATTTATTGAAGATTATCGTAATGAAGGCTACCATCCTGAAGGTGTATTTAACTTTTTAAGTTTGCTTGGTTGAAGTTCACCAGATACAGTTGAAGTTATGAAAAAAGCAGAAATTATTGAAAAATTTGACCCAGCAAGACTAAGCAAAAGCCCTTCAAAATTTGACATCAAAAAGATGCAATGATTTTCTAAACAATATATAAAAGAAGAACCAACTTCTAAGTTACTTAAAGAACTTAATTTAAAAGCAACAAAATGAAACAAATTATTTGTTGATACATTTAAAGAAAGTGTATTTACAACTTCGCAATTAATCGAAGATATGCAGCCATATTTAAAACCAACAAATAAAAAACCAGTTGTCGAAGCTGAAAATCATGATGTAATTTTAACTTTTAAAGATTTATTAAATAAAAACACTTTTACTATTGAAAATATTCAAGCTGCAATTGACCAAACAAAAGAAATTACAGGTAAAAAAGGCAAAAATCTATTTATGCCAATACGTCTAGCAACCACTTACATTGAACATGGTCCTGAATTAGCTAAAGCAATTTATTTATATGGCGAAGACTTAATTAAAGAAAGGTTAGCAAAATGAAAATAA
- a CDS encoding DNA alkylation repair protein has product MKPLSLFVWGNILHGLFIKEINDYKKQIKYLVEYAKKLDNWAIVDIFEFKLKDKNKKDFLSHIKDWLRDNNSYTNRFAIVMLKKYYLKDDSKLSYLDLIMNTANNNDYYVEMVQAWYLSIAYKSFKSKVLKILNNWNYSINVLNKTIQKIKELSKTTKEEKEQLDKLKK; this is encoded by the coding sequence GTGAAACCCCTATCATTATTTGTTTGAGGAAATATACTTCATGGTCTTTTTATTAAAGAAATTAATGATTATAAAAAGCAAATAAAATATTTAGTTGAATATGCAAAAAAATTAGACAATTGAGCTATTGTTGATATTTTTGAATTTAAACTAAAAGACAAAAATAAAAAAGATTTTTTAAGTCATATTAAAGATTGACTAAGAGATAATAATTCATATACAAATCGTTTTGCTATTGTTATGCTTAAGAAATATTATTTAAAAGATGATTCTAAATTAAGTTATTTAGATTTAATTATGAATACAGCTAACAATAATGATTATTATGTAGAAATGGTTCAAGCTTGATATTTATCTATAGCTTACAAGAGTTTTAAAAGTAAAGTTTTAAAAATTCTTAACAATTGAAATTATTCAATTAATGTTTTAAATAAAACAATACAAAAAATAAAAGAATTATCAAAAACAACTAAAGAAGAAAAAGAACAATTAGATAAATTAAAAAAGTAA
- a CDS encoding PTS fructose transporter subunit IIC produces the protein MTNEDIQKAYGVIVAADTNIEITRFNGKRLLQTTVTKGIKQPKELIQEIIDEKVAVYKSDSSSNENTNQEKLSFGKQIYKNLMNGVSHMLPFVIGGGILIALAFLFDSFLGKEAVGKDFGQYTPFSKFFKNAGGFAFGFMMSVFAGFIAHSIAGRPGLAVGMVAGAMASSTQFAVYETGSNAGFLGALIGGFIAGFLVLGLKWCFKWLPKSLDGLKPMLIYPVFGILLIAVIMFFVINTPLSYLNYYIQQGLNYVVKNNTISIGFKIGMGDLLAGMMAVDMGGPVNKVAYTIGVASVDPDGINQPWIMAAVMIGGMVPPLVIAIAADLFPQKFTAKERKDSKVNYLMGMAFITEGTIPYAASDPLRVIGSSIFASTLAGGMAAGLGCSIPAPHGGIFVFVVAQGWYWYLLALVVGAFAGAFILGALRKKVDPSELGRWKGIPIGNGVYLKRKVKQAQKVEK, from the coding sequence TTGACAAATGAAGATATTCAAAAAGCTTATGGTGTCATTGTTGCTGCCGATACAAATATTGAAATCACAAGATTCAATGGTAAAAGATTGCTTCAAACAACTGTAACAAAAGGAATTAAACAACCCAAAGAATTAATACAAGAAATAATAGATGAAAAAGTAGCTGTATATAAATCAGATTCTTCTTCAAATGAAAATACAAATCAAGAAAAATTAAGTTTTGGAAAACAAATATATAAGAATTTAATGAACGGTGTAAGCCATATGCTTCCATTTGTTATTGGTGGCGGTATTCTAATTGCTCTAGCCTTCTTATTTGACTCTTTTTTAGGAAAAGAAGCAGTAGGAAAAGATTTTGGACAATATACTCCATTTTCAAAATTCTTTAAAAATGCTGGTGGATTTGCTTTTGGCTTTATGATGTCAGTGTTTGCTGGTTTTATTGCACATTCAATTGCAGGAAGACCAGGCTTAGCAGTCGGTATGGTAGCTGGAGCCATGGCATCTAGTACACAGTTTGCGGTTTATGAGACTGGTTCTAATGCAGGCTTCTTAGGAGCCTTAATTGGTGGTTTCATTGCCGGATTCTTAGTATTAGGATTAAAATGATGCTTCAAATGATTACCTAAATCGTTAGATGGACTTAAACCAATGTTAATTTATCCAGTATTTGGTATCTTACTTATTGCTGTTATTATGTTCTTTGTAATTAATACACCACTTTCATATTTAAATTACTACATTCAACAAGGTTTAAACTATGTTGTTAAAAATAACACAATTTCAATTGGCTTTAAAATTGGAATGGGAGATTTACTTGCTGGTATGATGGCAGTTGATATGGGTGGTCCAGTTAACAAAGTTGCATATACTATTGGTGTTGCTTCAGTAGATCCTGATGGAATCAATCAACCATGAATTATGGCAGCTGTTATGATTGGTGGTATGGTTCCTCCTCTTGTAATCGCTATTGCAGCTGACTTATTCCCTCAAAAATTTACTGCTAAAGAAAGAAAAGATTCAAAAGTTAACTACTTAATGGGCATGGCATTTATTACTGAAGGTACAATTCCTTATGCAGCTAGTGATCCCTTGAGAGTTATTGGTTCATCAATTTTTGCAAGTACATTAGCTGGTGGAATGGCAGCTGGATTAGGATGCTCAATTCCTGCTCCTCATGGCGGAATCTTTGTATTCGTTGTTGCACAAGGATGATATTGATATTTATTAGCTCTTGTTGTAGGTGCTTTTGCTGGCGCATTTATTTTAGGAGCATTAAGAAAAAAAGTTGATCCAAGCGAATTAGGAAGATGAAAAGGTATTCCAATTGGTAATGGAGTTTACTTAAAAAGAAAAGTAAAACAAGCTCAAAAAGTTGAGAAATAA